One Misgurnus anguillicaudatus chromosome 22, ASM2758022v2, whole genome shotgun sequence DNA segment encodes these proteins:
- the LOC129440946 gene encoding uncharacterized protein gives MTSGKPLKLLQVTRVCSFNWLLIFTMASRRTGIMCAVRGCHNSWYKRHKFLQDVCFDHNPRTRAECGCGAPYDLHPPPKGEESRRLWLKALNLKQPPKFPYVCSFHFVDRRPTEDHPFPEKWLGYDAPIKTPRLDRTRGLPDAERSHVNTAQPMSPPQQHINNAFNQCDVQTSADHSYASKKNLMGVHVATQCHEEQPKSLNILKNDTTCLLYTGFTLSLYKEHVKYLQQFYTGNFEMHTTDQITMTMMKLKLNLLKGDLAERFQVSQDAVSQILSYWIDTMEEHTRAYVPWLPRGTIRATRPRHFMENFPNTTCIIDCSETVLQRARNQESYSDYCSSNTFKYLVAVAPSGHIMFISAAFGSNCSDKSITQESGFLEYLQPGDEVMAGRGFMIRSLLFERGVNLVTPDNTHKDGKSSDEDVTGTKSIFNVIQQVIRRLRVFKIVSQTVPVSLSHKVDKILRVCAALVNMQGDIIPEDAE, from the exons ATGACTTCCGGTAAACCACTTAAGTTATTGCAAGTGACACGAGTATGCAGTTTTAATTGgcttttaatatttactatggcATCAAGAAGGACAGGCATAATGTGTGCAGTTAGAGGTTGCCACAACAGCTGGTACAAACGCCATAAATTTCTTCAAGACGTttgttttgaccacaatccaCGCACCAGAGCTGAGTGTGGATGTGGCGCACCATATGATCTTCATCCACCGCCGAAAGGGGAGGAGTCTCGTCGGCTTTGGTTAAAAgctttaaacttaaaacaaccGCCGAAATTCCCGTATGTTTGTTCATTCCACTTTGTTGATAGAAGACCCACGGAAGATCATCCGTTCCCTGAGAAGTGGTTGGGCTATGATGCTCCAATCAAGACTCCGAGGCTCGACAGGACACGTGGTCTACCAG ATGCTGAGCGAAGTCATGTCAACACGGCACAGCCGATGTCTCCACCACAGCAGCATATTAATAACGCATTCAATCAGTGTGATGTTCAGACGTCTGCAGATCACAGTTATGcctctaaaaaaaatctaatgggGGTCCACGTTGCAACACAGTGCCATGAAGAGCAACCCAAATCCCTTAATATTCTCAAGAATGACACTACCTGTTTATTGTACACCGGCTTCACTCTTAGTTTGTATAAAGAGCATGTTAAATATCTGCAGCAGTTCTACACAGGTAATTTTGAGATGCACACAACGGATCAAATAACGATGACCATGATGAAGCTAAAGTTGAATTTACTAAAGGGGGACCTTGCTGAACGTTTTCAAGTGTCGCAGGATGCGGTGAGCCAAATTCTCTCTTACTGGATTGACACAATGGAGGAGCACACGAGAGCGTACGTTCCCTGGCTGCCACGAGGAACAATCCGTGCCACAAGGCCTCGGCACTTTATGGAAAACTTCCCGAACACCACCTGCATCATTGACTGCTCTGAAACGGTTCTGCAAAGAGCTCGCAATCAGGAATCATATAGTGACTATTGTTCAAGTAATACTTTCAAGTATTTGGTTGCTGTTGCTCCCTCTGGACATATTATGTTCATCTCCGCCGCTTTTGGAAGCAACTGTAGTGACAAGTCGATTACCCAAGAGTCTGGCTTCTTGGAATATCTTCAACCTGGCGATGAAGTGATGGCAGGCAGAGGCTTTATGATTCGAAGTTTGCTGTTTGAGAGAGGGGTAAATCTGGTCACGCCagataatactcacaaagatgGAAAATCGTCTGATGAGGATGTTACGGGCACAAAAAGCATATTCAATGTGATTCAACAAGTGATCAGACGGCTAAGGGTGTTCAAAATTGTCTCCCAGACTGTTCCTGTTAGCTTGTCACACAAAGTAGACAAAATCCTAAGAGTCTGTGCAGCGCTTGTGAATATGCAAGGGGACATCATCCCTGAGGATGCAGAATGA